In Lolium rigidum isolate FL_2022 chromosome 7, APGP_CSIRO_Lrig_0.1, whole genome shotgun sequence, the DNA window atacttatgaagatagagttcgcaacaacacgtagcaaatcctagtatcgtcctcgacgtgccgtcctcacgggctgcttccggacggccatcctttcgtccgctgccgtggctcttgttgccgctgctcctctgctcctcctcctcgaagataacggctcgtcgttcctcatcctcgacaaagatgatctccgcggcgaccctcatcctcctcaatgacaaccttctttcctcgggtgacataatcttccggagtgtactgtTTGGAGCCTTACCCCTTGGCTTCAACcggtaagctgaccgtggggcttgcttggaggtatgctttgactcGAATTTCCTCGTCGtcagaatcttcacaaacatgaacacatgagattacaaaagttgaaattagtaagaacatgtttgacagcaacaaaatagtccatacctcccactcttcagaagaggaggatgtaggaatttcgccttcgcggcaacctagcaagttggctaaccgccgcatctttcgtgcagtgtttttactaatttcaacttttgtaatctcatgtgttcatgtttgtgaagattcctgacgacgaggaaattctgagtcaaagcatacctccaaagcatacctccaagaaAGCCCCACagtcagcttaccagttgaagccaaggggtaaggctccaaaccggtacactccggaagattatgtcacccgaggaaagaaggttgtcattgaggaggatgaggggccgccgcggagatcatctttgtcgaggatgaggaacgacgagccgttatcttcagaggaggaggagcaggaggagcaggaggagcagcagcaacaagagccacggcagcggacgaaaaggatggccgtccggaagcagcccgtgaggacggcacgtcgaggacgatactaggatttgctacgtgttgttgcgaactctatcttcataagtatcgagttgtgaaccctatgtcatttcgaaccatgtctgtaatgctacttCTTGTTTGAATCTAGGTGCTATGATGTGAGCTATGAAGTGTTACatgtgtatgttctgaaattgctacttgttgtgtccaatgttgtactcaaaactgttggagtatggtaggatttttcatggatttaacacaagtcaatgtgtggcgcccttcacactggcgccacactgcactgtgtggcgcccgcggcatcggcgccacacatgtcaacttatatcaacttctgggtcgaaaacatccaggggctccggacgataagtccttagccgttttggcgctctatgtgtggcgcccgtggcatcggcgccacacatgctagtgcggcgcccgtggcatcggcgccacacatagagcctcgccaaaacggctaagtcccagacgaattgtctcacagtatgttttgggcaattataagtgcatgtgtggcgccgatgggaggggcgccacacatgctgccacgtcggatcggcggaccAGCTCAGCATCgacggcgccacgtcggctgggagagtggcgccggcaggaggggcgccacactggcatgtgtggcgccgatgggaggggcgccacacaaaagggttagatgggtgaaatagtttcgccggagggtcagtctgtgcttttttttcacttttaggttatttttgtgcaaatcgccatcCGTAGGTAGCTATGCAATGGTCAAGGTTCATGCATCGAAATTTCATTTATCCTTGTGCATATCCAAGGAGTACCGAACCGTACTGAAAATTTAAACTTAACTTTGCAGCGTATCACATAGAGGATCCCGCGAAAAAATCACTTTAGAGTTTGTCCTACAGGGAGCCTTTTTTTAAAACAAAAAGTGAgaattcaaaatttcaaaaaaataaaaaaaaaatactaggATGTAGCCAACTATGTAAATTTACAGCTCGTACTCATAAGCGCACCTACCACATCCCTCTTGCCGGGCAGCCACCTGGGCTTCAAGTCGGCCGGCAAGCCAATTAAGTTTGTTTAGTCGGGCATTAATTTTTTTGGGGTCCTTATGCTAGTACTACTTTGTATTTCTGCTCAGAAAAACGATAAAATCTATCAAAATGATAAAATCTTCGCTTGAATGTTCACAACTTTTCATGGACACAAAATCTCGAGTTGTCATTTTCACTGAGTCTAAAATAGAATGTATTTGGTATTGAAAATTTGCACAATGATATAATAGAGTATTGACTGCATCTAGGTATTTTTTGGAatcagtttgaaagttttaattcaatTATTTGAAGTCCAAAATAAACGGGCTACTATGCCCAAACGACCGCTCCCAAGGACCCCATCACTTTTTGTTCATGGTGCAAGCTATTTTCCGATTTTTTAGTAGAGGTAATATATTACTATTGCACACATCTCAATTGCACCATCGCACTAACAAGATTCCTAAAGACATCAAGGAtacacacaacaacaaaaaagtaaATAAATTTAAAAAAACTGACCACAGTGATCAATAATCCGCTGCAGCAGCACTCTAACCACCGCCAAAGACAACACCCAGACTACAAAAGAGGTTCTCCGAAAGAAATACTCTAAAAAGGAAACAATGCAGAAGCATTGTCGTCACCCCACCGAAAATCTTAGGTTCCCCAAAACAATAcattcaacaagatcattgcgaGCCACAACCAATAAAAGCTAGACGTTGGGTTCTCATCCTAGAAATCATGACTCGATATCGGATAGCACCAGGAAAAAAAACAGTTCTCTCCCGTGTTGTCAGCCCTACTTGGGAAAGCTCCTACAACAAGTCATTTACCACCGGGCTCACATGAAGACATGTCCAGTATGGACGGGAATGTAGTCCCGCGAGCCATGTCCGAACAATAACATGTGAAGCAAACTCTTCATCGCATCCAACACCCCGCGTTTGCATCACTATTTGGTCCACCAACCACAGTCGCCATGACATTCTCCACATGTGTCAATACCATGAAGATCTTGAGATAGACATGCATTCCGCATAGTGTCGATGAAAAATAGTTTCGTGTTGCACCCCCTAGAAGCCACTTAGGCCGATGTTGCGGGTGCACGCAACCGGTTCCTATCTACTCTGGAGGACCAAGGAGCACCATATGCACCGGTCCTTGTATTCCTCTGAAGGAGAAGTCCGAAACTCGTTGGTCGGGATCCAGAGATCCACCACAACTCGTTGCTCACCTTCAGGGGAGAAGGGGGACGTCGCCGCCATTCCTGGGGCCGGTACCCCGACATCCTCGTGCTGCAGGAGCTACCGCAAGCCCATGAGGAGGTCCGCGAGGTCGGTCGTCGCTGCTGCCACCCGCTGTGCGTCGCCTTTACGCATTCACACCGAGCCAGCACTCGGCAGCCACCGTCCCTGCAACACCATTCCTGGAGAGAAGCtgttggcgccgccgccatcctccAGATCGACGCCTCAGAGAATCTGTCGCTGCCGCACCGCCCAGGTTAGGTTTTGCCTGGCAATGTTCCGATCGACGGGAGGGAAGGAGGAGGTGCGGCGGGGGCTCGAGGTTGGTGGTTAAGTGCACTCCGGTGCTACCCGGCGTGCTCCCTCAGGAGCGGCCTCTTGGTGGAAGCTATGATGAACGAGAACAAAGTTTGTACTCCACATATCTTTCCTAGCTACTCCTCAAATGAACTAAGCACGTTTTAACAAGAAGAGGATTAGGTGCGCTAAAGTTGCCACGGCATCACGCAAATTCGCGAACACACACACCTGCACGGAAACATCCTGAATCGATTATCCGCAATGTGATGATGTTGCGTGAAGATAGCTAGTGCGTTACGCACGTGTGCATTAGACTAGTCGATCGAAATCATTTTTTGTATAACAATTGTTTAATCGAAATCCATTTTGGAACGCGCGCGCGAGCGCTTTTTACGTCTGCATGTCAAAGTCGCAACTGACTCGCGAGCACTCCTGTAGCATTTCTCACTCGGACCCGTTCTCTCTCGCCTGCCGCGCTTCGCAGCTGCCTCCGTGCGCTTCGTATAAAACCCCAGCTGCTTGCTTGTCGTTTCCATCTCCCGCTCCAGAATCCCCAGCCAAAAAGCGCCCCGGGAGTTCCACGAAGACGGCGCATCTTTCGTTTGATTTCATTGGGGTCTCGGCAACAATCTTTCTGTTCTGCAATGGACGCCATGGAAAGAGGCCAGAGCTCGCCACGGCTGCCTAAGGTACGTCCTTCATTTGTGAATCATGATATTGGTCAGTCATGAATGTACCATTCATTGTTTCAGGCATCTAACACGCGGCACGATTTTTTTCCTGGTTTTACAGAGCCGGAGCTCCAAGATCGCCGACGACGAGGGCCTCATGGTGCCGCTGATACAGGACAAGAAAACCGGCAGCCGAGCGCCGGCGGTGGTCCTCGCGTTCGAGTGCCTGGAGAGCACCGCGTTCAACGGCATCGCCACCAACCTCGTGCTCTACCTCCACACCGTCCTGCACGGCACCAGCCTCGCCAGCGCCTCCAACGTCACCACCTGGATCGGCACCAGCTACCTCACCCCCGTCCTCGGTGCCGTCCTCGCCGACACCTTCTGGGGCAACTACAACACCATCCTCGTCTCCCTCCTCGTCTACCTCCTCGGCATGATGCTCGTCACCTTCTCCGCGTTCCTACCTACCACAGCGCTAGACTGCGTCGCGGGCCCGTCGTCGTGCTACCACCCGGCGCTCGGCTCGCACACCGTCGCCTTCGCCGGCCTCTACCTCGTGGCCttcggcagcggcggcgtgcgCGCCGCGCTGCTGCCCTTCGGTGCCGAGCAGTTCGACGACGACAACGCCGTGGACCGCGAACGGAAGATGTCCTTCTTCAGCTGGTTCTACGTCTGCGTCGACTTCGGCATGATCGTCTCCGGCCTCTTCCTCGTCTGGGTGCAGCAGAACGTCAGCTGGGGCCTCGGCTTCGGCATCGCCACCGCCTGCATCGCGCTCGCCTTCGCCGGCTTCGTGCTCACCACACCCATGTATACGCGTCGCGTCCCCACCGGCACTCCGCTCAAGAGCCTCTGCCAGGTCTTCGTCGCGGCCTGCAGGAAGGCCGCCCTCCGCGTCCCCGCCGACGCCGCCGTGCTCTACGAGGTGAGCGACAAAGTCGACCAGCCCAAGATCGCGCACACCCACGAGTTCACGTTCCTCGACAAGGCGGCCATAGTCGTGAGCTCCGACCTGGAAGAGGTGGCGACCACcgtcgacgccgccgccaccgcgggcgCCTGGAGGCTCTGCACGGTGACGCAGGTGGAGGAGCTCAAGATCCTGATGCGTCTGCTGCCGATATGGGCGACGAGCATCGTGCTGTCGGCGGCGTACGCGCAGCTCAACACCACGTTCGTGCAGCAGGGCAGCGCCATGGACATGCGCGTCATGTCGTTCACCATCCCGGCCGCGTCCATGGTGTCCTTCGAGGTGGTCTGCGTCCTGGCGTGGGTGCTCGTCTACGGCTCGGTGATCGTGCCGGCCCTCAAGAGCTTCTCCCCGGCGAGCGCCGAGCCGTCACAGCTGCGGCGCAtgggcgccggccggctgctcatGGCGTGTGCCATGGCCGTCGCGGCGCTGGTCGAGATGAGGAGGCTGGACGCCGCTGGCACCGGGGAGTCCATCAGCATCGCGTGGCAGATGCCGCAGTACTTCGTGCTCGCCGGCGCCGAGGTCTTCTGCTACATCGCGCAGCTCGAGTTCTTCTACAGCGAGGCGCCTGAGTCGATGAAGAGCATGTGCACGTCCTTCGCGCTGCTCACCGTGGCGCTGGGCAGCTACACCAGCTCGCTCATCTACGCCGTCGTCAACGCGCTCACGGCCACCGGCGGCCGGCCCGGGTGGATATCGGACGACCTCGACCAAGGGCACCTCGACTACTTCTTCTGGACCATGGCGGCTCTCTGCACGCTCAACTTCGTCGTGTACAGCGCTTTCGCCAGGAACTACCAGGTGAAGACGGTCCTCTCGTGATCGTCTCATTTTACTGCGCACAGAATGTTGTGCGTctgtgttttattttattttttgaaatccaACTTGAAAGATTCGTTAGTTTCTTTTATTATTTTTTCTGCTTCAGAAATTTGTTTGAAAATGACTGGACTTGTGCACTTGTCTTAGTTTTGTTTCTTGGTAGTACATCCTTTATGTTAGCTGAaacaaagatttttttttagaaatgggagcatcgccccagcctctgcatcaatagatgcacacagctgttttaTTGCATAGTTTAATATTCAGAAGTTATACAACTCAAGAGACACATAAGGTGTACGTAAAACTTAACCAacgaaaaataaaaaaggaaatataATTATGCAAGTTCCAATCTCTTAATAGGCTGCCAGCCACCCTGGTTGTTGATATCCCGAGCAACCGTTTCCAGACGGCTGCATCCAGAATCCATATGCGCACGCTGAGCCTCCGGTAGTAGGTATGACCATTCGTGGATCCAGTGCGTAACCATACGGATAACCTGTAAAAATTTAGCATTTGAGCTTCTGTTAAAGACAATATCATTGCGACAATTCCATATAGCCCACATCAAAGCACAAATACCCGTTCGAATCTGTGCTTTAGATATTTTATCAACACCATttagccaatttccaaacatatttgtaacattGGCCGGTGGAGGAATATTAAAAGTATACTGGATTGTTCTCCAAATTAGCTTTGCGAAGGGACAATCGAAAAATAAGTGGTTTATGGTTTCACTAGAGCCACAGAAAACACAATTCTTACACCCATTCCAATTTCTTTTTGCGAGATTATCTTTTGTGAGAATTACTTTTTATGAAGGAACCACATGAAAAGATGTGTTACAGGACATCCATACTGTATGTTGTACCTCAGGCAAAAGAAATTGAGTGGGTATAATATGCATCACAAAAAGATAATCCAGTCTTGCTTGTTATAATACGTATTATATACGTACAAGACTTTGTATTTGTACCCAATATATAATAGAAGGATCCCCTGACAGGCACGTCAGGACGACCCAACTATTTGCATACATTTTCATGGTACCAAAGCATCCGAGTCTGACCTAGGGttctgccttttttttttttttttttttttttttgcacagaaTTGGGGTCAAAAGACCCCAGTGGAGCATTATATTAACACACGTGGCAGGTATATCTTACAGAAAAGCCCCTTAGCATCTACTGCCCTGAAAAACCTAGAATTTGAAGAAGAGGCCTTCCACTTTGCACAAAGCACCCTGACTAAAAAGaaggaaaagcaatcaagtccaggTGCTCCTCCGCCACCCATCGCTGGCGGACtcaaggcgtcgccgccgagTCCCGAGCACAGGACGCTCGAATACTCTTGTCCGGCGCGAAGATCAGACCCCTGGCTACCACTTGAGAGTCGGGGACACACCACTTGACTCCCCCGcggcgtcgagctccagcagccGACCATGAGGGCCTCCGCTATGGAGGTTGCAGATGGGCCGCCACTACGGCCAAGGATCACAGCGACGGTCATCGCTGTGTGTTGCGCCCAGGAAGAAGCTCCGAAGCAGCAAGAATCTCCCCGCCAGCAAACAAGTGGAGCTCGGCTACCTCCATCGCCACCATGACGATGAGAGGAATAGCAGAGCTGATGAAAACCATGACGGAGAAACTTTCTGCGGCGATTATTGAAgaagatctcgccagatctgcaTCTCCCACCACGCCTCCACCTTGGAGAGTCGTCGGAGCGCTTCGCCGGAGAGCAGCCGTTGCCTCGCTAGGACATCGACTCCTTCAGAAAAGAAGGACAAGGGGAAAAAGGAGCAAAGAGAGCCGAAGCTACTCCTTGCCATGGATCCGGTCTGGAGGAGTCAGCTGAAGAGCAAATCACCACCTCATCCCCACCAAGAatggaaggaggaggaagaagatatgATTCAGATCTGACCTCGATTTTATTTGCCGGGAAGGAAGCTATCACTAAGAAACCTAAAACTACAAGGAGCCAGACCCCTCTCCCACCCAGCgccggccaccatggccgccggcggcgagggggagagaGGCCGGCGAAGGATTCAGAAGCAGGGGTCAAGGGCGATGGAATCCACAAGGGTAATCTCCACTAGGGTACTGTAGCAGGCTGAGAGGGGAACGGGGGAAAGTGACTCGCCTCGTGGGTTCTGCCTGACTACCTCGCTTCCGCACCCGCTGCCGGCGTCCCGCCAAACCTCTCTGGGGTCCATCGCGAAATATTCGTTACTCTCCATTGCGAAATATTTGAGATAGTAGCAAGGGGCATAAAGACCTAAACTAGCAgttcctcgtggttcgatacttttattttgaaactagctacaattaATTTGTATACTTGCAGCCATCACTAAATACATATTGCTTCTAGCTAATTCAAATTGTTTAATCACGAAGGCACTCTTCCCCAGATTTACCGCACCCGCTGCCGGCGTCCCGCCAAACCTCTCTGGGGTCCATCGCGAAATATTCGTTACTCTCCATTGCGAAATATTTGAGATAGTAGCAAGGGGCATAAAGACCTAAACTAGCAgttcctcgtggttcgatacttttattttgaaactagctacaattaATTTGTATACTTGCAGCCATCACTAAATACATATTGCTTCTAGCTAATTCAAATTGTTTAATCACGAAGGCACTCTTCCCCAGATTTACCTAAACTAACACCCACACACTCAGTATTACACTCAGCCTCTACAACTACACAATATCCTAAtggtttttttttcgagaatacaccatgGAGAGGTgtatcaatcacatagaagagTGCCAAGATGGCAAAGTTTGCGCTACCACAGGGGGCAGCTCCCCAAACACACGCCTACTCTCCGTGCTGCCACGGTACAACGGTCGGATCAAGAAAAACAAAGAGAGAGCCACGAAAAAGCTTAGCTAGGTGCCATCGCTCGAACTCCTCTCGCACCTTGTCCCTGATGGCGCCATGCGAGGCCACCGCTCCGTTAAAGACCACGTCGTTTATGTGCCTCCAAATGGACCAAAAGACCAGGATGATGGCAGTCCACATGTCCCGTCTGTGAGCTGTCGGACAAGCCCGGGATGTCCATCATTCCAGCAGATCGGTGTCCGGGTCTGGGAGCCACTCCTCCTTGCCCCAACACCTAAGAGCCCAAGCCCATGTCTCCCGCCCAACCACGCAACCCAGCAGCAAGTGCTGCAAGGTCTCCGGCTCCTGATCGCAAAGCGGGCAGGCCGACGAACACGGCAAGCCACGACGTCGAAGCCTATCCGCCGTCCAACAGCGGTTCTTTGAGGCCAGCCATGCGAAGAACTTGCAACTGTACGGCGCGCTAGACCGCCATATCTCCTCTGAGACGGGGGCCCTCACCTGGCCCGCAAAGAAAGCTCTGTACGCCGACTTAGCGGAGTAAATGCCATCAGTCGACCACCTCCACAGCAGAACGTCCTCCCGCTCCGGGACCAGCTGGACATTCGCCAGCCTCTGCCACAACATGAAGAACTCCGGGAGGGCTGCCTCATCCATGTCCGGCCCACAATCTCCAAGCCATTGGCCGGCCAGGCCCTCTCTCACCGAGCAAGCGGTGACCCTCCTACGCAAAACCATCTTGGCCACATTTGGTGCAATCTCCGCCACTTTCGAGCCATCTAGCCACCGATCGGACCAGAACCAAGCTCGCTCGCCATTGCCCAGAACAAAGCAGGTGGCCGCATCGAAGATAGCGGTGCAGAGGCTGGGGAGCTGAATGTTAAACTCCGCCCAAGCCTTGGAGGTGTCCACCTTCTGTAGCCAGGCCCATCGACAGCGAAGAGCGAGATTAAGCAAGCGGAGGTTCGGAATATCTAGACCGCCGAGGTCTTTCGGGGAGGTCACCTTGTCCCAAGCGACTAGATAGTGACCACCCTTGACCTCCTGCCGCCCTTTCCAAAGGAAGGCCCAGCAAATCCTGTGCAGCGCCTCAACAACCTTCGGTGGGATGTCGAGCGACATCATGGTATGCACTGGGATCGCCGAAAGCGTGCTCTGGACAAGAATGGTCCTACCCCCACGGTTGAGGAGTTTGGCGCACCACGGTGGCAGCCTACTAGCTGCGCTGTCCACGATCGGCCGAAGGCTGGGCTGCCGTCACCTTTCTGAGCCCAAGGGGGAGGCCCAGGTACTTGAATGGGAAAGAGGCTACCTCGCAACCAAGGATAGAACTAGCCAGAGCCACCTGTTCCTACGAGCACCGGATGGGGTGGAGTGAGCACTTGGCCAGATTGGTGCGCAGTCTCGACGCCACCCCAAAGTCCTCCACAATCTGTGTGCAGGTGCGCAGGTCAACCTCGGTGGGTCTAATGAAGGTAACCACATCATCGGCATACATCGACGTGCGATGCCGGAAGCCACTAGGCGAGAGCTCGGTGAGCAGACCCACGTTCGCCGCCCTCTCAAACATGAGGTGGAGAACATCCATCACCGTGTCGAAGAGCAAAGGAAGAGAGGGTCACCCTGTCGCAAGCCCCGACGGTTGTAGATGAGCTCCCCAGAAGTGCCATTCATCAGCACGCGGGTCGAGGCGGAGCTGAGCAGCCCCCCGACCATCGAGATCCACTTCCGGCCGAAGCCCAACTTGGCCATAACCTCGAGGAGGAAGGCCCAATCCACAGTGTCGAAGGCTTTCGTGATATCCAACTTGAGGAGGATGGCATCCCGCTTGAGCGCGTGGAGCTTCCGAGCCGTATAGTGCACCAGCTGAAAGTTGGCATGGAGACAGCGCCCACGGATGAAGGCGCTCTGTTGTGGGCCGACCAGCTCCGGCATCCTAGGCGCATGGCGGGAGGAGAGGACCTTGGCCATGAGCTTAGCCACGCTATGAATCAAGCTGATGGGGcggaaatccttgacctccatggCGTCAGCCCGCTTGGGGAGCAGGGAGACCACGGCCTGGTTGGCCATGTGTAACCCCCTGAAGTCCCCCCCCCCCACAAGGACTGGAAGGCCTCCATCACATCGTGCTTGATGATGGGCCAACACGCCACATAGAACCTCCCGGAGAAGCCATCCGGCCCCGGGGCTTTGTCCAACTCCTGCGAGCGTACCACCGCCCAATCTGGAGCCATCTCCAAGTTCTTCTTATTCACCATATCATCGCACCTATCCATTGCATTTTGGTCGTCATTCTTCTAGTTCCTCACGCTTCTCCTGGCAGTTGCATCATCTATCTCCACCTTAGATTTTGCCTTCCTAATTCTTTCATGCACTTTAGACTAATTCTTGTTAATTGTATCCACCTTGGATCCTCCAAAATCCAATCTTTCCTTCTCAATATTCGTCACGATCAGAACTGGAATCATACTTCCTTTGTCCTCCTCTTCTATCTCAGCCTCTTTATTTATTTCTTTAATCCTTTGTGTGCTAACTGCTAAGGCCAACCTCCCTAGCAAACTGATCTGGATCTTCCGAGCAGTTGAAATCTTCCTCCTCAAGGTAATCATCCTCATTAATAttatttttaaacagaaggctaAAGCCATGCCTTAAATTAATAAGACCGTTGCCGGCAAGTTGTTACAGGGGGCTGAAAAACAGCTCGAGTGGTGTTTTTTTCATTCTTGTATGCTTGTTGTTTTTTCGTCTCATTCATATTATCAATGGAACCATATTTTTCTACTCAGGtagtaattttattttttttgcttCTAATGTAATATTCAAATTAGCCTCTCTCATTAGGTTGCTATCTATGCCTGAAGCTTCATGTCTAGCTCATATCGGTTGGATATAACTTTTTCCCATTCCAAAACATTTTGACTACCAGACATATTCTTATTTTGTTGGTTGTCTTTGTTGCTATCTTTCTATTTTGTTGGTTATCTCTATTACTATCTTTCCCATCTAACCTCTGGTTATCCCTGATATTTGCACGATCCACTATATTTCTAGGGGGAACACTATCAGACACATTTGGAATTTGATTAA includes these proteins:
- the LOC124669815 gene encoding protein NRT1/ PTR FAMILY 8.3-like, yielding MDAMERGQSSPRLPKSRSSKIADDEGLMVPLIQDKKTGSRAPAVVLAFECLESTAFNGIATNLVLYLHTVLHGTSLASASNVTTWIGTSYLTPVLGAVLADTFWGNYNTILVSLLVYLLGMMLVTFSAFLPTTALDCVAGPSSCYHPALGSHTVAFAGLYLVAFGSGGVRAALLPFGAEQFDDDNAVDRERKMSFFSWFYVCVDFGMIVSGLFLVWVQQNVSWGLGFGIATACIALAFAGFVLTTPMYTRRVPTGTPLKSLCQVFVAACRKAALRVPADAAVLYEVSDKVDQPKIAHTHEFTFLDKAAIVVSSDLEEVATTVDAAATAGAWRLCTVTQVEELKILMRLLPIWATSIVLSAAYAQLNTTFVQQGSAMDMRVMSFTIPAASMVSFEVVCVLAWVLVYGSVIVPALKSFSPASAEPSQLRRMGAGRLLMACAMAVAALVEMRRLDAAGTGESISIAWQMPQYFVLAGAEVFCYIAQLEFFYSEAPESMKSMCTSFALLTVALGSYTSSLIYAVVNALTATGGRPGWISDDLDQGHLDYFFWTMAALCTLNFVVYSAFARNYQVKTVLS